One stretch of Pseudomonas sp. NC02 DNA includes these proteins:
- the eat gene encoding ethanolamine permease — MPSEPNGAPASGSSVDFEKVGTEYFQQRELKKGAAGWVLLVGLGVAYVISGDYAGWNFGLAQGGWGGMFLATLLMATMYLCMCFSLAELSSMIPTAGGGYGFARSAFGPWGGFLTGTAILIEYAIAPAAIAVFIGAYCESLFGIGGWMIYLAFYIIFIGIHIFGVGEALKLMFVITAVAAIALGVFLVSMVPHFSVANLLDIPVTEAKGASSFLPFGYVGVWAAIPYAIWFFLAVEGVPLAAEETKNPKRDLPRGLIGAIVVLTSFALLILVIAPGGAGAYALMASGNPLVEALSKAYGGSTWMGHFVNLVGLAGLIASFFSIIYAYSRQIFALSRAGYLPRKLSQTNKSKAPVLALVIPGIIGFGLSLTGQGDLLILVAVFGATISYVLMMAAHITLRIRRPKMDRPYRTPGGIFTSCVALVLACIAVVAGFLVDPRVVIGAAIIYGVLIAYFAFYSRHHLVAGTPEEEFAAIQAAEAALH; from the coding sequence ATGCCCAGCGAACCGAATGGCGCTCCGGCGTCCGGGTCTTCCGTCGACTTTGAAAAGGTCGGCACCGAATACTTCCAACAACGGGAACTGAAAAAAGGCGCTGCCGGCTGGGTACTATTAGTCGGTCTCGGTGTTGCCTACGTCATCTCCGGCGACTACGCCGGCTGGAACTTCGGCCTGGCCCAGGGTGGCTGGGGCGGTATGTTCCTCGCCACACTGCTGATGGCCACCATGTACCTGTGCATGTGTTTCTCCCTGGCCGAACTGTCTTCCATGATTCCTACCGCCGGCGGCGGCTACGGCTTTGCCCGCAGCGCGTTCGGCCCCTGGGGCGGGTTCCTCACCGGCACCGCGATCCTTATCGAATACGCCATCGCCCCCGCCGCCATCGCGGTGTTTATCGGCGCCTATTGCGAGTCGCTGTTCGGCATTGGCGGCTGGATGATCTACCTGGCGTTCTACATCATCTTTATCGGCATCCACATCTTCGGCGTGGGTGAAGCGCTGAAGCTGATGTTTGTGATTACCGCCGTCGCCGCGATTGCCCTGGGTGTGTTCCTGGTGTCGATGGTGCCGCACTTCAGTGTCGCCAACCTGCTGGACATCCCGGTGACCGAGGCCAAGGGCGCCAGCTCTTTCCTGCCCTTCGGTTATGTCGGCGTGTGGGCGGCGATTCCCTATGCGATCTGGTTTTTCCTTGCGGTCGAAGGCGTGCCCCTGGCCGCCGAAGAAACCAAGAACCCCAAACGCGACCTGCCCCGCGGCCTGATCGGCGCCATTGTGGTGCTGACCAGCTTCGCCCTGCTGATTTTGGTGATCGCCCCCGGCGGTGCTGGCGCCTACGCGTTGATGGCATCGGGCAATCCGCTGGTGGAAGCCTTGTCCAAAGCCTACGGCGGCTCCACGTGGATGGGCCACTTCGTCAATCTGGTGGGCCTGGCCGGGCTGATCGCGAGCTTCTTCTCGATCATCTACGCCTACTCCCGGCAGATCTTCGCCCTCTCCCGCGCCGGCTACCTGCCGCGCAAGCTGTCGCAGACCAACAAAAGCAAGGCACCGGTACTGGCCCTGGTGATCCCCGGCATCATCGGGTTCGGCCTGTCGCTGACCGGCCAAGGCGATTTGCTGATCCTGGTCGCCGTATTCGGCGCAACCATTTCCTACGTGCTGATGATGGCCGCGCACATCACGTTGCGCATCCGCCGCCCCAAAATGGACCGCCCTTACCGTACTCCGGGCGGCATCTTCACCTCGTGCGTCGCCCTGGTACTGGCCTGCATCGCCGTTGTGGCGGGCTTTCTGGTGGATCCGCGCGTGGTGATTGGCGCCGCGATCATCTATGGAGTATTAATTGCTTACTTTGCTTTCTACAGTCGGCATCACTTGGTAGCAGGCACGCCGGAAGAAGAATTTGCGGCGATCCAGGCCGCAGAGGCCGCCTTGCACTAA
- a CDS encoding ethanolamine ammonia-lyase subunit EutB — MASFSHAVGALTYRFDSLKDVMAKASPARSGDFLAGVAAQNDGERVAAQMALANIPLKHFLEEVLIPYESDEVTRLIIDTHDKQAFSVVSHLTVGGLRDWLLSDAADEQSLRALAPGLTPEMAAAVSKIMRVQDLVLVAQKIRVVTQFRGTMGLRGRLSTRLQPNHPTDEPAGIAASILDGLLYGNGDAMIGINPATDSIASICAMLEMLDAIIQRYEIPTQACVLTHVTTSIEAINRGVPLDLVFQSIAGTEAANASFGISLSVLQEGYDAGLSLNRGTLGQNLMYFETGQGSALSANAHFGVDQQTCETRAYAVARHFKPFLVNTVVGFIGPEYLYNGKQIIRAGLEDHFCGKLLGVPMGCDICYTNHAEADQDDMDTLLTLLGVAGINFIMGIPGSDDIMLNYQTTSFHDALYARQTLGLKPAPEFEQWLAKMGIFTQADGKVHFGNSLPPAFRHALAQLG; from the coding sequence ATGGCAAGCTTTTCCCACGCGGTCGGTGCATTGACCTACCGCTTCGACAGCCTCAAGGACGTGATGGCCAAGGCCAGCCCGGCCCGCTCCGGGGATTTTTTGGCGGGTGTTGCCGCCCAGAACGATGGCGAGCGGGTCGCGGCGCAAATGGCCCTGGCCAACATTCCGTTGAAGCACTTTCTCGAAGAAGTGTTGATCCCGTACGAAAGCGACGAAGTCACCCGGCTGATTATCGACACCCACGATAAACAAGCGTTTTCCGTGGTCAGCCACCTGACCGTCGGGGGTTTGCGGGATTGGCTGCTCAGCGACGCGGCCGACGAACAGAGCCTGCGCGCCCTGGCGCCCGGGCTGACACCGGAAATGGCCGCCGCCGTGTCGAAGATCATGCGTGTGCAGGACCTGGTACTGGTGGCGCAGAAAATCCGCGTCGTCACACAGTTCCGCGGCACGATGGGCCTGCGCGGGCGCCTGTCCACCCGCCTGCAGCCCAACCATCCCACCGATGAGCCGGCCGGTATCGCCGCGAGCATTCTTGACGGCCTGCTCTACGGCAACGGCGACGCCATGATCGGCATCAACCCGGCCACCGACAGCATCGCCTCGATCTGCGCGATGCTGGAAATGCTCGACGCGATCATCCAGCGTTATGAAATCCCGACCCAGGCCTGCGTGCTGACCCACGTCACCACCTCCATCGAAGCCATCAACCGTGGCGTGCCGCTGGACCTGGTGTTCCAGTCGATCGCCGGCACCGAGGCGGCCAATGCCAGCTTCGGCATCAGCCTGAGCGTGCTGCAGGAAGGCTACGACGCGGGCCTGAGCCTTAATCGCGGCACCCTCGGGCAAAACCTGATGTATTTCGAAACCGGCCAGGGCAGCGCCTTGTCGGCCAACGCACACTTTGGCGTCGACCAGCAAACCTGCGAAACCCGCGCCTATGCCGTTGCCCGGCACTTCAAGCCGTTTTTGGTGAACACGGTCGTAGGATTTATCGGCCCCGAGTACCTGTACAACGGCAAGCAGATCATCCGCGCCGGCCTCGAAGACCACTTCTGCGGCAAGCTGCTGGGCGTGCCCATGGGGTGCGACATCTGCTACACCAACCATGCCGAAGCCGACCAGGACGACATGGACACCCTGCTCACCCTGCTGGGCGTGGCCGGAATCAACTTCATCATGGGCATCCCGGGCTCCGACGACATCATGCTCAACTACCAGACCACTTCATTTCACGACGCGCTCTACGCCCGGCAAACATTGGGTTTAAAGCCGGCGCCGGAGTTTGAACAGTGGCTGGCGAAAATGGGCATCTTCACGCAAGCCGACGGCAAGGTGCACTTCGGCAACAGCCTGCCACCGGCATTCCGCCACGCCTTGGCGCAACTGGGATGA